Part of the candidate division Zixibacteria bacterium HGW-Zixibacteria-1 genome is shown below.
AACTTGACGCAACTTGAAGTAACTTAACCAATCTTGTATCAGCGAATTACGCGTAATTCGCGGGGCCACAAAAAGTTACGCGAAATAACCTAATTCGAATCCTACCTCCTCCGCTTTTAGAGCCGGTTCGAGCGAAGCGAGTTACTGGCTCTCACGTCCTGAGTTTTCGAAGGATAAATCCTGAACGAAGTGAAGGATCGTTGGATTTCAGTAAAAAGCCGATCAAAAATGTGGTACTTATACATCCTCAAGTGCAACGACGGCTCCCTTTACACCGGTGTGACAATTAATATTCCCAATAGAATCGAAAAACACAATGCCGGCAAAGGCGCCAAATATACACGGTCACATCGGCCGGTTGAACTGGTCTATTACGAGGAGTACGAAACTGAATCAGAGGCTCGTAAGCGCGAGCGTGAGTTGAAAGGGTTGCGGCGGAAGAAAAAGGAACAGCTGATAGATGGGTTTTCTTCGGAGCGTCTTTCAGACGTCCTCAGGATCTCCGGGCCACACCTGCCGCTTTGATTCTATAACAACCCACGGCTGCGTATACGTCCCTGACATGAGTGATTGCTTAGTTGCAGCCCAATTTGCGGCGTACTACTGTAAAGTGAAACGAATGACGGTATCTAGATTTCATCGTTGTCATCAGGAGAACAAGAAGTAAGATGACCACCCTTATAGTCGGAGCAAGCGGAGCTACCGGGCGGTTGCTGGTAGAGCAGTTATTGCATCGCGGGCAGCACGTGAAGGCCATCGTACGATCAACCGACGGCCTGCTTGAATCTGTCAGATCCAACCCACGCCTGACGCTGATCCTGGCGAGCCTGCCTGATCTCAGCGATACTGAGATAATCCAACATATTCGTGGGTGTGACGCGGTGGCGTCGTGCCTGGGCCACAATCTGAGTCTGATGGGTATCTACGGGCATCCGCGTCGACTCGTGACCGATGCCACCCGCCGACTGTGTCAGGCTCTAAAGGCCACTGGCACGGGAGAACCGCGAAAATTCGTCCTCATGAACACCACCGGCAGCAGTAACCGCGATCTCCGGGAGCCGCGATCAATTGGTGACCGATTGGTCATCGGACTCATCCGTCGCTTACTGCCACCATTTGTGGACAACGAGCGGGCAGCGGACTATTTGCGGTCCCAGGTAGGACAGAACAACGAAGCTATCGAGTGGGTTACGGTTCGACCGGACAGTCTGATTAATGAGGATAAGGTGACGCCATACGAAGTGGTTGCATCGCCCACGAGAAACCCGATTTTCGATTCGGGCAAAACCAGCCGGATCAACGTGGCTCACTTTATGGCTGATCTGATTATGGATGATGATGTCTGGAAACAGTGGAAGGGACAGATGCCTGTGCTTTACAACAAGGACACCTCGCAGCGCGCAGGCTCATAGACGAGTCTCGTTGGCCCTGCCTTTCACCTCTACTGCTTTATAGATAACGGCTGTTCAAATTGTTGCAGTACTTAAAAGAAATCCACAATGCGACCACTATCACCAGTTATAGCAGGTCAGGTGCCCCGCGCACCTGACTATTTAATATTTGTTGTCTTTTTAACGATTTCAATCCCTATCCAGAATTATGGCATTTTTATAAAATCAAACCGCTGCAAAATCCGGAGAAAACATGGCTTTGGTCACTCTTATATTTCAAGACTCAATATGCCCTTTAGCTTGTGGATGCTTAAAAAGTTGCGAAGATCGTCTGATTGCCCCCGCCATTGAAGATAATTTCTATCCTATTTCTTCAGCAACATCTTCTGTAACCGCCATGTTGGCCAAGGCCAACTCGGCTGAAAGTCCCCTGTCTTCAGCAGCCATTCCTACTTCATTTCTCGTTAAGCCGCAGGAAGCGTACAGCGTTGTCGTAGAAAATATCCCGCTTCTGCTCTTCAGTTAGAAAGGTCGCTGATTCGATCCCTTCAATTGCCATTCCGATAGCCTCAGGCCACTCCATCTGGTCTGATCCAAAGAGTAGCCGCTTGCCGAAGCCGGCTACCATAAGTTCCCGCAGGTAGTCGTGGAATTCCTCCCGAGGCAGGATCCAATTGATCGTCGCGAGATCGACATAGACCTGTGGGTACACCGACATGATGGCCTTCGTTTCCTGAAGATACGGCGCCCCGCCGTGCATCAGGTAGATGCGCAACCGTGGATGGCGGATTAACACGTCCTCAAAGAGGATCGGGTTTCCGAGGGTGACGCGGAAGTTTGGGCAGCACGGGTCGTACGGTGTTCCCGGGGGGCCAATTCCCGTGTGGATCCCAACCGGAATGTCCATTTCCTCGGCCAGAGTGTAGTAGGGCTCCATGCAAGAGTCGTTCGGCGATATGCCTAGATGCTGCAGGACCAACTCGCCCAGAACTTGTACACGCCCCGCTTGTATATCGATGCGGAGTTGCGCAAGATCGGGCAACGGGTGAGCACCGTACACGAACGCGCCCGGTATGATCCTTTCGGGAGCTGCCTTGCGCCACTCGTCTACAGTTTCTGGCGGTCCACTGGCGACGGCTATAACGATGTTGTAGCGCTTGAGCGCTGCCAAGGACATGTCGCGAAGTTCGGCGCTCGTTCTCGCGGCGGACGGCTGCCCGGTTACGGGATTTAATGGGGATGGCTCTCCGTCATCCAACGGATAGGCATGGAGGTGCATGTCAATGATAGGTGGTCTCAGACTGTCGATGCCCGTCTGGGCCACGGACTGTGACAATGGCAACACCAGAACGCACAGAAGCCATGCCAATCCAGCGTATTCGAAATAGGCTTTTTCCATTCTTCAATCTCCTGATAGGGATCAAAGTATTCGGGTGGCGGTGAATCGCCAAAGATGTCCGATCTGGGGACAATATAATGGTACCTCGCGGAACTGCAAGCAGGAATTGTCGGCCCGATGCAGTCGGGAGCGCAATCCGGTCATTGATGATATCGTGAAAGCGTCATGAGGCAGAATCGCAGGAAAGGGCGAAAGCAAGATCAACTATTTATCAAAACAAATTGTCCTCCAACGAGTTCCGTCGATCATGGCGTAGTGTAATGAGACGGGTAACTCGAAGCTCACAAAAGTTTGGGGAGAGTGAGGTCCACCCCGCATACTAGTATGTTTTTGGCCTTCGATCTGGGCGCAATAGCACCTTTTCCGCACCCGGTTTGCCATAACGGTCATTTTCCCAGAATAATCAGAGTTCTATAGATGTCCTGTCCGCTTTTAGAACTGCTTGGCAAGAAGCATCATTGTACTTCGTACTTCAGTAAAAAGATCATCAATGATGTGGTATCTGTATATTTTTAACATGGGAATAGTTCCTACTACTATATGTTATAATTGACATCCCTATAGGGGCAACTGTCATACTGGCGGCAAGGGTGCCAAATATACATGATCACATCGATCGGATGAGCAGGTTCATTATGCCCAACCATTACTTAATTGGAACAATATCATCAATTTAATTGTTTTAGACGATATGCGTATCCCAATAGCAGTTTCCATATTTTTGACTATCTTGCTGCTAATATTTCAAATATCTGCCGGTGAGACATTATATCCATTGGGATATGATCTTAACAGCCGGTATTTAGTAAATTCCAATACGATCGCCATCGGCG
Proteins encoded:
- a CDS encoding NAD-dependent epimerase — encoded protein: MTTLIVGASGATGRLLVEQLLHRGQHVKAIVRSTDGLLESVRSNPRLTLILASLPDLSDTEIIQHIRGCDAVASCLGHNLSLMGIYGHPRRLVTDATRRLCQALKATGTGEPRKFVLMNTTGSSNRDLREPRSIGDRLVIGLIRRLLPPFVDNERAADYLRSQVGQNNEAIEWVTVRPDSLINEDKVTPYEVVASPTRNPIFDSGKTSRINVAHFMADLIMDDDVWKQWKGQMPVLYNKDTSQRAGS